From the Pseudomonadota bacterium genome, the window TTGCATACTATATTGCCAATCTCTTAGGAACCGACGTAGACCAGCCCCGCAACCTCGCCAAAAGCGTAACAGTGGAGTAATTTCAAACCACCTGAATAAAAATTTAAGGGTCTGCTTGGGAACAAAGGGGACGTCCATAAAATTATAAATAACTTTCTCCTGCCAAAAAGAATTTTTTCGCCATGCCCGCCTTGTTTTCCTTTTTCCTTCTATTTCAATATGTTGTCAAGCGAAGAATGAAATCCTTAGAATCCAGAATGCAGTCCCGCTATGGCGTGATTAGCTCATTTTGGTTTATTATGATGTAAATTAGTCAGGTCTTCTTTGTCCTTCCACCTTCTGTGTGATAAGAGGGCAAATCTATGGGCCTCGTCCCTCATCTTTACGATTTCTTTAAATACAGGTGAGGCCTTCGTTAGCAAAAGGGGGTTTTTCCTTAAAGGGAGATATATCAGGTCTTCCATCCTATTCCTCCTCTGACCCTTTGCAATCCCTATCACATCAATGTCAACGTTTAATGCCTTCATTACCTTCATTACACCAGAAAGATGGCCTTTGCCTCCATCAATAATGAAGAGGTCAGGCAGGGGAGGCATTTTTTCATTTTTAATCCTTCTTTCGAGCGTTTCTCTCATCATTGCTATATCATCCATTGAAGAGGCCCCCCTTATATGAAACACCCTGTAAGCCTTCTTCGTCACTTTAAAGTTTTCAAACATCACCATCACGCCTGAGGGATTTTTACCATGGGTATGAGAAATATCGTATACCTCAATCCTTGAAGGCTCCACCCTCAGATGGAGAACCTTTTTAAAATCCTTTTCAAGGGCAATGGGTTCAGTCTCGTAAAGATTTTTAACAGCAAGGGCAATCATGTCTTTTGATGCCCTGTCATAAGGACCGTATATCCTGACTGAACCATTTTTTCTTTCCCCCAGATATTTCTTCAGGAATGGGATATCTTCTATCTCCTCAGACAGAATAATCTCATCGGGTATTGGTCTTGTTGTGTAATACTGGAAGAGGAAAGATGACAGGGCTTCATTGAATGTCGCTGCAACAAGCGACTCCTCGAATAATCTCTTCGATACCAACACCCCTTTTCTGAAACTTAAAAGCACTATTTTTGCCTTACCCTCATCCTCTAAAAAGGCCCATACGTCCCTGTTTTTACCAAGATGCTCGTGAACGTGCTGTGCCTCTAACATCTCTTTTATAGCGTTATGCCTCTCTTTTAAAATGTTAGCCTCTTCAAAGTTCCAGCTTTCTGCTGCCTTTTCTATCCGATGTTCCAGCCCCTTC encodes:
- the uvrC gene encoding excinuclease ABC subunit UvrC; this encodes PESSGVYIFRDREKNILYIGKAKNIKERVRSYAREGEKDAKTERLVDKVGHVDFVLTRNEKEAFLLENNLIKENKPRYNVNLKDDKTYVSLKLTLKDRFPALYITREIKDDGALYFGPYPHAKDMKDVLKIVQGLYPVRRCRDTVFKKRKRACMLFELEKCLAPCVKNMEEKAYRDVVDELVDFLSGKDKKLLKGLEHRIEKAAESWNFEEANILKERHNAIKEMLEAQHVHEHLGKNRDVWAFLEDEGKAKIVLLSFRKGVLVSKRLFEESLVAATFNEALSSFLFQYYTTRPIPDEIILSEEIEDIPFLKKYLGERKNGSVRIYGPYDRASKDMIALAVKNLYETEPIALEKDFKKVLHLRVEPSRIEVYDISHTHGKNPSGVMVMFENFKVTKKAYRVFHIRGASSMDDIAMMRETLERRIKNEKMPPLPDLFIIDGGKGHLSGVMKVMKALNVDIDVIGIAKGQRRNRMEDLIYLPLRKNPLLLTKASPVFKEIVKMRDEAHRFALLSHRRWKDKEDLTNLHHNKPK